Within the Hermetia illucens chromosome 6, iHerIll2.2.curated.20191125, whole genome shotgun sequence genome, the region tcgtgacaatcggtctagtcgttaccgaataaatcgggtgtgacagacagacagacagacggacagacagacaccgtctcgattctaataaggttttgtttcacacaaaaccttaaaaagggctggggagaattagattctcctCGAATGGAatcttaatatttcactcgaatgtcaatcattttcgttaattatgacgtcaacatcttatttgtatggcttagggtgctgttaattcgcaagaaagtgataagtttgaactgctataactttgacactaataattggattttcatgaaacttggcgggcgtatgcacgatactgcacTCTATGCcggtacaaaatttagtacCCCTGGGATGAAGGGTTTTTTTTAGTCAATTACTGAGACactggaatgggacatctctcgaggattagatttcacatgagtgttttacagaaaaccttaaaaagggctgcagatgagtagattcttcatatatgcgactttaatatttcacgcgaatgtcaattattcccgtcaattatgacgtcagcatcttattgcatggctttggaagcagatgatttgaactgctataactttgtcgtCAATGGCCAGACTTCCATGAAGtgtagcacgtatatacgaaatattgcccTCTATGTTGGTACGAAATTCGgaacttctaggatgaatttaaggggagtttcgcagtaaatttttaaaacttggtaatatactattagtaagtttatttgagcagatatcggaatgggacatatttttagtcctaaatttcatctaaacgcaccatcttaatttttttcgtatttttaagttgggtagtttccgaaaatgagtcctgtctcactttaagtgcgcacACTTTGACTCCAAATTTCggtcggatcggtttagtcgttctgaaggaaagtgcgtgtgacagacagacagacagacggtgaatcgattttaataaggttttgttttacacaaacgtGAAAAACAGATACTATAATACATTTGTTATTGGTTTCACTATCTGCTGCTTCTTCCTTTATATAGGTTTTGCTAaacttgaaaattcaaatttccgtGGTTCTAGAAACGTCTTCGATCAAAGTCGAAGCTTTTctaatattaaaattcaatatatttatattaataacGTTTGTATTTTTCATACTTTGTGTTTTTAGTATATACATTATGTTCTGTATCTATtcgtaataataatataataatgagAAACTAATAATCTATATTCAAAGAAAAAAGGTAACGTGCTAAACAAAATTGATTGATTTCATTTACATGctgttctttgttttttttttttagttttttatttttatacataCACAGATGTTTGCTACTTTGTACGAAACTATAGAAAGTAGAATATCAATACCAAATAACGTAAGTATTTTTTGTGCTCGAGagcataaataaaataaatattttcatttgaaagaAAGTAGCACATTTGTTTTGTTTCCAAATATTATTTCATTGTGCTATAAATTAAACCCATATGCGCGATTATCATTGTTTTATTCAATGTGTGTGTTTTCATAAAAATCTTTCATTGGAAGGATTTTGCAGAGACGCTGAAACCCTACGCCTTGCTTGATTTTTGTGGAATAAAATTCAATTCGGCCATGCTAGACTTAGTGTGTATCAAAATGGAATAAGAGATTTATTATCTTTTAATTACTATGAATTGATATCTACCTAATATAGTATAAATTGcttctttgcttttgtttttctcTTTCAAAATGTAAACGTTTTTGCAGTGAATACAAAAACTCTTTCAGGGCTTTGTGGAACAGTAGacccttttttaaaatattatctcGGTCGTTTTCGATTAGTTGTCctaatttcttttttcattgactagaaaataattttttttttataaaagaaattatggaaaaaatatatattgtgCATGTATAAAACGACGAAAAGCGGCTGGTGcaataattattaaaaaaagatttacaagggtataattgaaaaaaatatataaatagttGTAAAGATAATGTGATAGCCCTAGTTTATTAGTTACATATGCAAATGAATCATAGAAATAAATGTATAATTACCTAAAATGAAGAAGTTGAATCAAGGtatataaaaaataagataaaattatcTTCTAATCTGTTTGGTTCAATATAATGAAGTTTTGATCATTTTCTCTTGACCTCGTAATTTCAGAATGATTCCGAGGTATGTGTATATGTAGCAGTGTTGGTTTTTCCCTCAATTGCTTTCAATGAATCCCttaattttcaaatatctttattATCTATTAAGACTTTTGTCTTCAAAATGATCCACTTAATGAGTTATATGTACCGCTTGCAAATAGCCATTTTTCGTATCTTTTCGATTgtaaaactaatttttttttttagctacGAAAGgcttaatatttatttttccatcgaaaaaaaaatataggcgAAACCATGCTGCATCATATTGACTCGTCAATACATGCTTTTTTGAATAGAAAAGGCAAATTTGTTTCGGTTTTTTTTACTATAGGAACTGCTACACAGGAACTGCTTGAATATGTAGGCGAAACATTAGCAAAAAATTTAGCTTCAAAATCTATAAGTTCGTCAAATTTGTACAAGATCGACGGCATTCTATCGATTTGAATTAATGGCATGCGAGGGAACCACACAAATGAGCCTGTATAAGTCTGTTAATATTGAAGGGAAGCTAAGAAAAGCAAAATTGTAAGACAATTAAAATCAGAAATCTTGGATCTAAGATGCTAGCAAAGTATAATACCCGACGTTTCTGAAACAATTGTACTCGTCTTGAGGCTCATGTCTGATTCCCAGATTGTTCGGACCTAGTGAGAATGTGCTTTGGTTTCAGTACCACCATATTTAATGATGTGCAGATAGTAAGATCAAAGCAGCCAGACAAGCAcaagaacacaaacatccatgacgaccggGATATAATGCTATCAATTTGGTAGTACTCCTTTAAACAATGGTTGTGTGCCTGATGTTGGAGTCACTTCTCAGCCCACGGTAGATCGttgatttaaaaattttgcTGTTGAGAATATCAACCCATGGAATGAGCCACGTGACTGACCTGAGATTTATGTGGATAACAATGCGCTCACCTTAGAAGCGGATCTGGGCAAGTGCGCATGAATCACATCAATGGTGTTCGATGTGTTTGAGAAAACAATCTGAGGTCACCTGGTGGAAATCGGCAAAGGGAAAAAGCTGGACAAGTGGATGGCACACGAATCAGTCGATGCCCAGAAATGGACATGAATCGGTGGCTGTTTTCCTCACCTGATTTACAGCAAATATAGACCATTTTTGAATCGAATTATGTGTGACGAAAAATGGACTATATACGAAAATCGCACGTATTCATCGCAAATGAACCACCAAAATATTCCCCGAAATGGGACGTTCGCCAAAAGagactgatgatatctgtttggcGATCTGGCTCAGACGTTATCGAGTACAACTACATGAAGCTTAGCATATCGATCATGAAGGATTTCAATTGCTAACAACTCGGCGAAATAATGCCGAGTCTTATAGTTAAACAATCGAGACTGACTAATCGATCGGCTCCCACCTTTTCAAATGACAGCGCTTGATCACATTCCATCAAAATGGCCCTGGGAAAACTACAGGACTTCTAGTAATCGCCAGAGCTGGCACCCACCGGTTACCAGTTCTTTCGAAATCTCGGCAACTCCTTGGGGggcaaaaaattcaattcctcAGAGGCCTTTCATCGAACCATGTGAATTAGGCTTCTAGGGCAAAGTGATAAATGAGTTTCCATTAAGATGAGATGAGAAGTATGCCGATAGTATGGGCAattacttttattgaaaataaacagtttacatcaaagaaaaaattattgaatttttacttttcatagGAAACGGCCTAATAGATTAAAGAGTAGTTTAATAACTGCATTGTTGGCATGACCAATAAAAAATTACATTGTAATGTGGCGATGAAGTCTAAAGATGGTTACCACCCGAGTAAGGTTACTATTTGCGGAGAAAGAAATTGAAGAATACTAGTATGaagctaaaaaagaaaatacgcAATGAACGCGGGGGCCTTACAAAACAATCAAGAggcaatgaaaatgaaatttcaggTTGTTTATCGAGTTCATTTTCCAAGGCTAGAAGTCAACTAGAATTGAATCTGATAGAGCTTACAGAATTTAAAGACTAAACTAAGTCTTTCATGCTCTTCTAAAAAGCTTAATGAAACAGTTTAGAAAGATGTACTTTCTGTTAAGGCTTTAATCGGTATAATGATTCTTTTTGGAAGAAAATAAACGAAAGAAGCCAAAGCTGCAGATTCACAACCACTCAAAATTCCGATAATTGTTATCGTGAATATCGAGCTAAAATGTGCGTTTAGTTACTGTTGAAGTTACCATTTCAGGGAAGACCACAGAAAAAAGCAGAGCCTGGGCTGAAAATCATGAGGGTACAACAGGGGCCAAGTGAAAATCATGCAGATCCTCCTATTATCCTTTTTTcgcttgaaatttttatttcgagCCCCCGAGGAAGTTCCGGAGACGGTACCCCCGCCTATCACTCACGACTGACTACAGGACatgattaacattttttttccatctttgTAAAATTCCTATGTGAATGCAAAGGGTGACCCGACAAATAATCGGCGAAATTCGTGTGCCAAATTAAAAATGGATGTTATAGAAGGCTAAAGCAGAGATGATACATGAAAACTATATTTTTGTAACCGAAGGAGAAATACTCTCAGAAAGACAATTTTATCAACGACTTTTACACGTGGATCTTAGATATTAAGCAATTTAGAGCACTTCGGTAATTGTTATACTTATATGTGGTTTTTTGGAATAAAAGTGGAAGTCTTAAAAATGATGCTCTTGCAAACGCTGTACCGGGTACAGTCACTAATTTAGACCTACACGACAGTCTGATGCAACTCAATGTTCATTTGTCCGGAGATATTCACAAACGGACACGACAGATAGAATTTAGGATTGGCAACAAAATTCTACCCGGATCCTTCCTTCATAATATCATTAGCATATTGGCTTTAAACTACttccatttaataataataataatcgttggcgcaacaatccatattggatcagggccttgaagtgtgttagagcacttcattcaagaccgtaacggtacactaggaggcaatgtggtcagcattgcgcattGCGCATTGCGCTACTTccatttgaataaattaaatgaGAAAAAATGTAAGTGAATTTGAAGCCAAgacaattgaaaataaattttcgagATTATgggtcgtagagagaaaatgcAGGCTCGGGGtaaaaattatatggaaaatcgagactcggggtgaaaattataagtGTCACTGGTACAAATTATTCGAAcctccccccccctcccccccgttccattgaaatttctactgCGGGCCCCCAAAAAAATTCCAGGCTCGTCCCCCCTTTCGTTAGGTCTTCGAACATCAAATCATCAGATCCTTCGAATGCCATCAATTTAATTGCAAATATTAACAACACTAACAGGATGGAAACAATTTTTCGTTGACGATCTGTCAATTTGAAAGTACGTTACACTATTCGGCGAACTTCGCAAACTAAGATTTAAAAAATGCAGCAATTGATCTGACACAGTTACATCTCCctaatatattgtattataaaTACGCGTGGCGATAACGTGAAGCTCGTATCCGTTTAAACTGGCTACCTATTCTCCCTCATACGTCCAAATTTCTACTTTGCAAACTAACTGACCTCAGTTTCTAAAATCATCTCACATTTTCATTAAGTAtgtaaatttatatatatttatatatatcaaTTTGTTCGTTGCTatgttattataatattattttctATTTGTTAAATATTTGGCCTTTGTTTTTCGTcactttatgtaagaatattttattataataagaCTGTGTATTGTATTGTGTGTATTTCTGGtgttgtatttttattttcattttcaacttcCGCTATTATCGTAATCCCTACTTAATTCGGCGTCATAAAGCTGCTCGCTCCAATTTAGAGAGAAAATTATTTTGGCATTCGAATGTGTCCACTTAATATTTTCTATCTAACTATTCCTTTTTTAGAATGTTTTTGAAATATAGTCAATTGTATTagttacaaaaaaaattgtgttgtGTATGTGAATTagtaaaataaagtaaaaatacaatttaataacaaaataatcACAATATCATAAGCTAATATATTTGGATAAAATTATATACGAAAAGCCATAAGCAGACGTCTAGAGTCTGTTgtagaaaagagaaaagaacattttgttATTTGATAATGCTTTGGTTTTCATTTTCGAGGAAAAAATGCCAAGACTCGAATATTTTCGAAAGTTCCTAGAATGTCACGtttaacaataaaataaataatttatatacATAATTTTGACTTGGTGTGTTTTAAACAAATTCTGCTTTCGTCCGAAACAAGACATCAGACGGTCCTTCGCGAGTTTAGATTATACATTCGCTATACATCGTACGAATTTActtggaaattttcactttgTCACACTTTCTTCCTAATTGGTACGAATATTTATGGGAATATCGTGGGAatacatttttatttataatatctAGCGTATGAAATAATTAGGTTAGTTCTATAAGAACTTTTTACGTGAATTTGTTGTTGCAACTTTATTGAAGTCATATTGATAGAGTAACTGAATGTTACCAAGTCCTAGAAATGTGATGTAAACTTATCACGTCGTATAAGTGCGGATTACATCACGAATCACAGCTCGACACAGTGGACATTGTCCGCCACCGACTCCTCTCCATTGCTCAATTGCACATTCGTAACACATGCACATATGACCGCACATATATAGAACCGAATCAATTTGGTTCTCATAGCATATTGTACATTCGGCACCTGAGTTGCTACTGTCACCTGTACCGCCAGTGTCCTTCCATTGGTTTAATGTGTTATAGGAGTTGGCCGACGATGGGATAGTGCAAGGCTGCAAAGAAGAATTATAAAGAAACAGTTAAAAATGGATGCCCAATCAAGAAATTGCATCAGCTTACCTCAATGTATGTACTGCTTCCATTTGACATCATCGTAGCACTATACCCAGGTGGTCCAGCACTCACCGCTGCCACGGGAATTTGACTATTGCGGCTCTGACTGCTTCCAGGTTGGGCTACCTCTGGATGTGCTGGGGGCAAGTTTACAACCAATACTGTTCCGCCGGGTTGGATTTGTATCATATCACCATTGGACGGGACGCTTATCATCCTACCATTTGATGTACTCGCTGATGTCGTGGTTAATGCTGCCGGGGCGGCTATTACTGCAGCTGATGCAGAGAGCTTTCGACTATCCGAGATTTGTGAACTTAAACTATTGATCGACTCAGAGGCAGGCAGGGCAACTTGAAGGCGTCGCGGCGATGTAGGGACTTGTGAAACCCCACCGCACGTTTGTTGTTGCATCGGTGGCAAGTTTACAGGTGGCTGACGGAAAACCCGAACACTTTGCGTTGAGCCGTACACATCTAGGAATGCCCACAATTGTAGGCTTTGGTCGACGTGCATCACTACTATTGGAGCTCCATCATTTTTGCTGATAGTTACTTCACCGCTTGGAGTAACACAAAACGCAATTTCGTCACCTCGTTGAGGCGTGGATGCAATATCCTTACTCACTACCCAATATTCTGGTCGATCCAATAAAAAGTCTGAATCATCCGGCAAATCGGACGGCTGCAAAGTTGCTGGATTGCAGGATGTCAGACCTAAAGCTAAGGCTCCTACGTACATGTGTTCCGTCTTAAGGATCTGTACAATGACTTTTTCTCCAATTCGCAGAGGTCGAGCTGTAAAAACGTATCCTTGACAAAAATCAGTCTCAGTCCTAGTGGCAATAAAACGATCCGCTGACAGTCGAATGTTTCGTCCTTTCGTTATATGGAACGGTACAGGGATAAGTCGTCCATTGGCATTATATCTGACGGGGGGCAGTGCGGAAGATGTATCGTCGCTTAAATTCAAGGATTGTATAGAAGGCACAACAACCCTATCCACCTCGGTGTCAGGCAGTGATCGTCTTTGCTGATAACCAGCCGATTGCTGATACATATAAATCCGAGCATCTAAAAACTCAACCGCCGTACAATTCCCATAAATATCTAGTAGCGTCCATAGTGGCCCTCTTGTATCAATTCCACTGAAAATTACCCCTTTCTCATCACCATTAATTCCATATACCACATCTCCAGCTGAATTTACATAGTAAAATAAAACATTATCCTTCTCACAATATTGTTCATGCAATGCTTTAGCCCAAAATCCTGGACGATTTGTTAAATCTGGACATGCATACTTTGGTAGTGCACTTTCTAATGTACTGGGATCATGATTTGTGAATCCAAAACGTACGCCACCATTCCAGTTATTTGCAACGTCAACGAATTTCACACAAACACGTTCATTCACTCGTACTGGACGAGCTGAGAATGTTATTGCACGGCAAAAACTTTCAAATCGACGTGCCAAGGTTCCATCGCGTGATATTCGAATGTTATCAccgtgaacggcgtgaaattGTAGCGGTGGTAAGTTATTTGGACCCGGGCATGATGTTGGACTTCGTCGTGctgtaaacaaaaattaaaaaagaaaatcagtTTTGGATTCGATCTAAATTGTTATTAATATGAAAAAGAGATCTCCAATGGTCAAAAAAGAGACTGACAGGCACATCCTCCTCCTCTACAACATTTATGCAGGACATACCCGGACAGACCCGTTCATAGAGGGTTCTCAAGCTCGCGGAATGCAATATTTGGTTAAAATCTTTACTCCGGACCTGATAAGAATTACTTCGTTTACCTCCTCCCCTCGATTAAAGGTTCTCACTAAAGATAAATACtacgcactcaaacggagtgaagTAGGCGACCTCGATATCTCATTGCGGAAGTTTTCCGTTTAATCTCTGATGTTACTCCAGAGTATGTCGTAAATCCTATGAATTCAAGAACTTCCCgagtgagtggaagaaggggactataattaagattccgaagaagctCCCGTATTGATTGCTATAACTGGAGTGTCCCTCCAGCTATCGCAAAGATATCACCTAAAATCATTCTGCACCACGAgaaacacctcgaaagcttgaccAACAGATTTTAGACTGATTTCCGTGCTGGATACTCCTGGACTGACCACATTTAGACTCTCCAGATTATTGTAGAGCAAAGTGTGGAGTTTAGATCACCAcctctgctcttcatcgattttggcaAAG harbors:
- the LOC119658732 gene encoding protein neuralized isoform X3 — translated: MGQTTGKISRRSPTSCPGPNNLPPLQFHAVHGDNIRISRDGTLARRFESFCRAITFSARPVRVNERVCVKFVDVANNWNGGVRFGFTNHDPSTLESALPKYACPDLTNRPGFWAKALHEQYCEKDNVLFYYVNSAGDVVYGINGDEKGVIFSGIDTRGPLWTLLDIYGNCTAVEFLDARIYMYQQSAGYQQRRSLPDTEVDRVVVPSIQSLNLSDDTSSALPPVRYNANGRLIPVPFHITKGRNIRLSADRFIATRTETDFCQGYVFTARPLRIGEKVIVQILKTEHMYVGALALGLTSCNPATLQPSDLPDDSDFLLDRPEYWVVSKDIASTPQRGDEIAFCVTPSGEVTISKNDGAPIVVMHVDQSLQLWAFLDVYGSTQSVRVFRQPPVNLPPMQQQTCGGVSQVPTSPRRLQVALPASESINSLSSQISDSRKLSASAAVIAAPAALTTTSASTSNGRMISVPSNGDMIQIQPGGTVLVVNLPPAHPEVAQPGSSQSRNSQIPVAAVSAGPPGYSATMMSNGSSTYIEPCTIPSSANSYNTLNQWKDTGGTGDSSNSGAECTICYENQIDSVLYMCGHMCMCYECAIEQWRGVGGGQCPLCRAVIRDVIRTYTT
- the LOC119658732 gene encoding protein neuralized isoform X2, which translates into the protein MMNYSRVRVCLVHRAKVARKSSKKRKTRRSPTSCPGPNNLPPLQFHAVHGDNIRISRDGTLARRFESFCRAITFSARPVRVNERVCVKFVDVANNWNGGVRFGFTNHDPSTLESALPKYACPDLTNRPGFWAKALHEQYCEKDNVLFYYVNSAGDVVYGINGDEKGVIFSGIDTRGPLWTLLDIYGNCTAVEFLDARIYMYQQSAGYQQRRSLPDTEVDRVVVPSIQSLNLSDDTSSALPPVRYNANGRLIPVPFHITKGRNIRLSADRFIATRTETDFCQGYVFTARPLRIGEKVIVQILKTEHMYVGALALGLTSCNPATLQPSDLPDDSDFLLDRPEYWVVSKDIASTPQRGDEIAFCVTPSGEVTISKNDGAPIVVMHVDQSLQLWAFLDVYGSTQSVRVFRQPPVNLPPMQQQTCGGVSQVPTSPRRLQVALPASESINSLSSQISDSRKLSASAAVIAAPAALTTTSASTSNGRMISVPSNGDMIQIQPGGTVLVVNLPPAHPEVAQPGSSQSRNSQIPVAAVSAGPPGYSATMMSNGSSTYIEPCTIPSSANSYNTLNQWKDTGGTGDSSNSGAECTICYENQIDSVLYMCGHMCMCYECAIEQWRGVGGGQCPLCRAVIRDVIRTYTT
- the LOC119658732 gene encoding protein neuralized isoform X1, which produces MGLSEVQSGTDACHCNTEVIPLKRKMHILKKIKKRFGLARRSPTSCPGPNNLPPLQFHAVHGDNIRISRDGTLARRFESFCRAITFSARPVRVNERVCVKFVDVANNWNGGVRFGFTNHDPSTLESALPKYACPDLTNRPGFWAKALHEQYCEKDNVLFYYVNSAGDVVYGINGDEKGVIFSGIDTRGPLWTLLDIYGNCTAVEFLDARIYMYQQSAGYQQRRSLPDTEVDRVVVPSIQSLNLSDDTSSALPPVRYNANGRLIPVPFHITKGRNIRLSADRFIATRTETDFCQGYVFTARPLRIGEKVIVQILKTEHMYVGALALGLTSCNPATLQPSDLPDDSDFLLDRPEYWVVSKDIASTPQRGDEIAFCVTPSGEVTISKNDGAPIVVMHVDQSLQLWAFLDVYGSTQSVRVFRQPPVNLPPMQQQTCGGVSQVPTSPRRLQVALPASESINSLSSQISDSRKLSASAAVIAAPAALTTTSASTSNGRMISVPSNGDMIQIQPGGTVLVVNLPPAHPEVAQPGSSQSRNSQIPVAAVSAGPPGYSATMMSNGSSTYIEPCTIPSSANSYNTLNQWKDTGGTGDSSNSGAECTICYENQIDSVLYMCGHMCMCYECAIEQWRGVGGGQCPLCRAVIRDVIRTYTT